In Rattus rattus isolate New Zealand chromosome 9, Rrattus_CSIRO_v1, whole genome shotgun sequence, a genomic segment contains:
- the Caskin1 gene encoding caskin-1 isoform X3 produces MRPLHYAAWQGRKEPMKLVLKAGSAVNVPSDEGHIPLHLAAQHGHYDVSEMLLQHQSNPCMVDNSGKTPLDLACEFGRVGVVQLLLSSNMCAALLEPRPGDTTDPNGTSPLHLAAKNGHIDIIRLLLQAGIDINRQTKSGTALHEAALCGKTEVVRLLLDSGINAQVRNTYSQTALDIVHQFTTSQASKEIKQLLREASAALQVRATKDYCNNYDLTSLNVKAGDIITVLEQHPDGRWKGCIHDNRTGNDRVGYFPSSLGEAIVKRAGSRTGSEPSPPQGGGSLGPSAPPEEIWVLRKPFAGGDRSGSLSNVAGGRSTGGHALHAGAEGVKLLATVLSQKSVSESSPGDSPVKPPEGSSGAARSQPPAAHAGQVYGEQPPKKLESSSASEGKSAEAVSQWLATFQLQLYAPNFTSAGYDLPTISRMTPEDLTAIGVTKPGHRKKITAEISGLNIPDCLPEHKPANLAVWLSMIGLAQYYKVLVDNGYENIDFITDITWEDLQEIGITKLGHQKKLMLAVRKLAELQKAEYSKYEGGPLRRKAPQSLEMMAIESPPPSEPAAAECQSPKMTTFQDSELSGELQAALSGPAEAGAAAAEKSSNHLPATPRTTSRQESSLSGRARHMSSSQELLGDGPQGPGSPMSRSQEYLLDESPAPGTPPKEVRSSRHGHSVKRASVPPVPGKPRQVLPSGASHFTPPQTPTKAQPGSPQALGGPHGPATAKVKPTPQLLPPTDRPMSPRSLPQSPTHRGFAYVLPQPAEGEAGPPAPGPAPPPVPAAVPTLCLPPEADVEPGRPKKRAHSLNRYAASDSEPERDELLVPAAAGPYATVQRRVGRSHSVRAPAGTDKNVNRSQSFAVRPRKKGPPPPPPKRSSSAMASANLADEPSPDVETEDGRLGVRAQRRRASDLAGSVDTGSAGSVKSIAAMLELSSIGGGGRAIRRPPEGHPTPRPASPDPGRVATVLASVKHKEAIGPDGEVVNRRRTLSGPVTGLLATARRGPGEPAEQSHFMEDGTARQRLRGPAKGEAGVEGPPLARVEASATLKRRIRAKQSQQENVKFILTESDTVKRRPKAKEPDIGPEPPPPLSVYQNGTATIRRRPASEQAGPPELPPPPPPAEPPPADLMPLPPLPLPDGSARKAVKPPVSPKPILAQPVSKIQGSPTPASKKVPLPGPGSPEVKRAHGTPPPVSPKPPPPPTAPKPAKALAGLQSSSATPSPVPSPARQPPAALIKPASSPPSQSASPAKPPSPGAPALHVPTKPPRAAASVVSGPPVASDCASPGDSARQKLEETSACLAAALQAVEEKIRQEDGQGPRPSSIEEKSTGSILEDIGSMFDDLADQLDAMLE; encoded by the exons ATGCGGCCGCTGCACTACGCGGCCTGGCAGGGCCGGAAGGAGCCCATGAAGCTGGTGCTGAAGGCAGGCTCAGCAGTAAATGTCCCATCCGACGAGGGCCACATACCCCTGCATTTGGCTGCCCAGCATGGTCACTACGATGTG TCAGAGATGCTACTGCAGCATCAGTCCAACCCCTGCATGGTAGACAACTCCGGAAAGACACCTCTGGACCTGGCCTGCGAGTTTGGCCGCGTAGGG GTGGTCCAGCTGCTGCTAAGTAGCAACATGTGTGCGGCCCTGCTGGAGCCCCGACCAGGGGACACCACTGATCCCAACGGCACCAGTCCCCTGCACCTGGCCGCCAAGAATGGCCACATCGACATCATTAG GCTCCTCCTCCAGGCCGGCATCGACATTAACCGCCAGACCAAGTCTGGCACAGCCCTTCATGAGGCTGCACTCTGTGGAAAGACAGAAGTGGTCCGGCTACTGCTGGAT AGTGGGATCAATGCCCAGGTGAGGAACACCTACAGCCAGACAGCACTGGACATCGTGCACCAATTTACTACATCCCAGGCCAGCAAGGAGATCAAGCAGCTGCTTCGAG AGGCTTCAGCAGCTCTCCAGGTCCGGGCTACAAAGGATTACTGTAACAATTATGATCTGACCAGTCTCAATGTGAAGGCTGGGGACATTATCACG GTACTTGAACAGCATCCAGACGGCCGGTGGAAAGGCTGTATCCATGACAACCGGACAGGCAATGACAGGGTGGGCTACTTCCCATCCTCGCTGGGGGAGGCTATTGTCAAGCGAGCCG GTTCCCGGACAGGCAGCGAGCCAAGCCCACCCCAGGGAGGTGGCTCACTGGGTCCCTCCGCACCCCCGGAGGAGATCTGGGTGCTGAGGAAGCCTTTTGCAG GTGGAGATCGCAGTGGCAGCTTGAGCAATGTGGCTGGGGGCAGGAGTACTGGGGGCCACGCCCTGCATGCAGGCGCTGAAGGGGTTAAG CTCCTGGCAACTGTGCTTTCCCAGAAGTCAGTCTCCGAGTCCAGCCCAGGAGATAGCCCGGTCAAGCCTCCTGAGGGCTCTTCAG GTGCTGCCCGGTCCCAGCCTCCAGCAGCCCATGCTGGGCAGGTATATGGGGAGCAGCCACCCAAGAAGCTGGAATCGTCCTCTGCCTCTGAGGGCAAG AGTGCTGAGGCAGTCAGTCAGTGGCTTGCCACATTCCAGCTACAGCTCTATGCCCCCAACTTCACCAGTGCTGGCTATGACCTGCCCACCATCAGTCGCATGACCCCTGAG GACCTCACAGCCATTGGTGTTACCAAGCCAGGCCACCGTAAGAAGATTACGGCAGAGATCAGCGGCCTGAACATCCCTGACTGCCTGCCTGAACACAAACCC GCTAACTTGGCTGTGTGGCTGTCAATGATTGGTCTGGCCCAGTATTACAAGGTGCTGGTGGACAACGGCTATGAGAACATTGATTTCATCACCGACATCACTTGGGAGGACCTGCAGGAGATCGGCATCACCAAGCTGG GACACCAAAAGAAGCTGATGCTGGCGGTGAGGAAACTGGCAGAGCTGCAAAAGGCAGAATACTCCAAGTATGAGGGGGGACCGCTGCGCCGAAAGGCACCCCAGTCACTTGAAATGATGGCCATCGAGTCGCCACCCCCATCTGAGCCTGCTGCAGCAGAGTGCCAGTCTCCTAAGATGACCACCTTCCAGGACAGTGAGCTCAGTGGTGAGCTGCAGGCTGCCTTGTCCGGCCCAGCTGAAGCAGGTGCAGCTGCTGCCGAGAAATCCTCCAACCACCTGCCAGCCACTCCGAGGACAACCTCGCGACAGGAGTCCAGCCTGAGTGGACGGGCTCGGCACATGAGCAGCTCTCAGGAGCTGCTGGGTGATGGGCCTCAGGGGCCGGGCAGTCCTATGTCACGAAGTCAGGAATACCTGCTGGACGAGAGTCCAGCTCCCGGCACCCCACCCAAGGAGGTGCGGTCTAGCCGCCATGGCCACAGTGTCAAGAGGGCCAGTGTGCCCCCAGTGCCTGGCAAGCCACGACAGGTCCTTCCATCCGGTGCCAGCCACTTCACGCCCCCACAGACGCCCACCAAAGCTCAGCCAGGCTCCCCTCAGGCCCTTGGGGGACCTCATGGTCCAGCCACAGCCAAGGTGAAGCCCACCCCACAGCTGCTACCACCAACAGACCGACCCATGTCACCCCGTTCCCTGCCTCAGTCACCCACACACCGTGGCTTTGCTTATGTGCTGCCCCAGCCAGCTGAGGGTGAGGCAGGGCCACCCGCTCCAGGACCTGCGCCCCCACCGGTACCAGCAGCTGTGCCCACACTGTGCTTGCCCCCAGAAGCTGATGTAGAGCCTGGGCGGCCCAAGAAACGTGCCCACAGCTTGAATCGCTATGCAGCGTCCGACAGCGAGCCCGAGCGGGATGAGCTGCTGGTGCCTGCTGCCGCTGGACCCTATGCCACAGTCCAGCGGCGTGTGGGTCGGAGCCATTCAGTGAGGGCTCCTGCTGGCACTGACAAGAACGTTAACCGCAGTCAGTCCTTTGCTGTGCGGCCACGTAAGAAGgggcccccaccccctccacccaaACGCTCCAGCTCAGCCATGGCTAGCGCCAACCTAGCTGATGAGCCGTCTCCAGATGTTGAGACAGAGGATGGCCGGCTGGGGGTCCGGGCACAACGCCGGCGGGCTAGTGATCTCGCTGGCAGTGTGGACACAGGCAGTGCTGGCAGCGTGAAGAGCATCGCAGCCATGTTGGAGCTGTCTtccattgggggtggggggcgagCTATTCGCAGGCCCCCCGAAGGCCACCCCACACCTCGTCCTGCCAGTCCAGACCCGGGCAGAGTAGCTACCGTGTTGGCCTCTGTGAAGCACAAAGAGGCCATTGGGCCTGACGGTGAAGTGGTGAACCGGCGCCGTACACTCAGCGGCCCAGTCACTGGACTTTTGGCCACTGCTCGCCGGGGACCTGGGGAACCTGCAGAGCAGAGTCATTTTATGGAGGATGGCACAGCCCGACAACGGCTTCGAGGTCCAGCCAAGGGTGAGGCAGGTGTGGAGGGTCCTCCCCTTGCCCGGGTAGAGGCCAGCGCCACACTCAAGAGGCGCATCCGGGCCAAGCAGAGCCAACAGGAGAATGTCAAGTTCATCCTGACAGAGTCTGACACAGTCAAGCGCAGGCCCAAGGCTAAGGAGCCTGACATTGGGCCTGAGCCACCCCCACCACTGTCTGTGTATCAGAATGGCACAGCCACCATCCGCCGACGGCCAGCCTCAGAGCAGGCTGGGCCCCCAGagctgccccctcctcctccacctgccGAGCCCCCACCCGCTGACCTGATgccactgcctccactgccccTGCCTGATGGCAGTGCACGGAAGGCCGTGAAGCCACCCGTCTCTCCCAAGCCCATTCTGGCTCAGCCTGTGTCCAAGATCCAGGGCTCACCTACACCTGCCTCCAAGAAGGTGCCACTGCCAGGCCCTGGCAGCCCAG AGGTAAAGCGTGCTCACGGCACGCCACCGCCTGTGTCACCCAAGCCTCCACCGCCACCTACAGCGCCTAAGCCAGCCAAGGCTTTGGCGGGACTGCAGTCCAGCAGCGCCACTCCCTCGCCTGTGCCCTCGCCGGCGCGTCAGCCGCCAGCAGCCCTCATCAAGCCAGCTAGCTCACCACCCTCGCAGAGCGCCA